A genomic region of Euwallacea similis isolate ESF13 chromosome 29, ESF131.1, whole genome shotgun sequence contains the following coding sequences:
- the p47 gene encoding NSFL1 cofactor p47 — protein sequence MSDQDEKIQQFTAITGSNSDRAKFFLESAAWDVEIAMSRYYENDGDDDVEVIEDSSVQPPETPSPVVTPIKPKPKKSSNFATIDTLTTSSDEEEEGQAYYAGGSEHSGQQVLGPPKKRDIVADMFKSVQQHGVEVLEPGCSTSGLSSHFKGTGYKLGQDDGTSEVVPGVQEPSPPQEVTLRLWQNGFSVNDGELREYTDPRNSEFLSSIRRGEIPSELRRGTTEIHLAMEDHRGDQYKPPKTKAKPFQGHGYTLGSPAPVVVGAQSSEDKSANEARAKELLKLNSSEPTTSLQIRLVDGSRLIGQFNQGHTVAQVRQYITNARPQYETQPFHLLSTYPSKVLDDSLTLKDAGLLNSSIMQKLS from the exons ATGAGCGATCAAGACGAGAAAATTCAGCAGTTCACAGCAATTACCGGTTCGAATTCCGATCGAGCAAAATTCTTCCTGGAATCCGCTGCTTGGGATGTAGAG ATTGCAATGTCGAGATATTATGAGAACGATGGCGATGACGACGTCGAAGTCATCGAAGATTCTTCAGTACAACCACCAGAAACACCAAGTCCAGTGGTAACTCCCATTAAACCGAAACCCaagaaatcttcaaactttGCCACTATCGATACTTTGACGACTTCAAGTGATGAAGAAGAGGAAGGCCAGGCCTATTATGCTGGTGGGTCTGAGCATAGCGGTCAACAAGTGCTGGGGCCACCCAAAAAAAGGGATATTGTTGCTGATATGTTTAAGTCAGTGCAACA acaTGGTGTAGAAGTATTAGAACCTGGCTGCAGTACTTCTGGTTTAAGTAGTCATTTTAAGGGCACAGGGTATAAATTGGGGCAAGATGATGGTACCTCTGAAGTGGTTCCTGGGGTACAAGAACCATCACCCCCTCAAGAAGTTACTTTAAG ATTATGGCAAAATGGATTTAGTGTAAATGATGGAGAATTACGAGAGTACACTGATCCGAGAAATAGTGAATTTTTATCCAGCATTAGAAGGGGTGAAATCCCTAGTGAATTGAGAAGGGGAACAACTGAa ATTCATCTAGCAATGGAGGATCATCGTGGAGATCAGTATAAACCACCCAAGACAAAAGCTAAACCTTTTCAAGGACATGGCTACACTTTGGGTAGTCCAGCACCTGTTGTTGTCG GTGCACAAAGCTCAGAAGATAAATCGGCCAATGAAGCCCGCGCCAAAGAACTTTTGAAACTAAATTCATCTGAACCAACTACTAG TTTACAAATCCGATTGGTGGACGGATCGAGACTAATAGGCCAATTCAATCAGGGACACACAGTAGCTCAAGTTCGACAATACATTACTAACGCCAGGCCTCAGTATGAAACACAGCCTTTCCACCTCTTGTCAACTTATCCTTCCAAAGTCCTGGATGATTCACTAACGTTGAAAGATGCCGGTCTTCTAAATTCTTCTATTATGCAAAAACTTTCGtag